The sequence below is a genomic window from Longimicrobiales bacterium.
CTGGTCAGGTCGTGCGCACCACCCGGTAGCGCGACCGGATCAGGCCGTACACGCCGTAGGCGACGAGGCCGAGCGCAACCGCGGCAAACGGCCAGGCGCCCAGCGATTCATGCAGCGAATCCAGCGAGCCACCGAAGCCCCTGGCTTCCTCCGGCTCGTACTCGAGCGCCGCCTTCGCGACGAACACGCCGACAAAGGCGAACACGACGCCGCGCGCG
It includes:
- a CDS encoding DUF1206 domain-containing protein, translated to QVYRGNQADLDDMLDLSEVSAERRTLLRRVSRFGVAARGVVFAFVGVFVAKAALEYEPEEARGFGGSLDSLHESLGAWPFAAVALGLVAYGVYGLIRSRYRVVRTT